From the genome of Candidatus Eisenbacteria bacterium:
CGACAAAGAAGTCTCATGGAGTGCGCTTGAGCCGGAGCTCAAGAAGGCAGTGAGCTCTGCCCGGGATAAACTGGTCGTGATTCAAGGAGACAAGGAGATTTCTCTGGGCAGGACTGTTCAGGCCATGGACTTGGCGCGGAGCGCGGGGGCGGAAAGGCTCGCCCTCGGGACCAAACCGCCCAAGGAATGACAAACCAGTCACGGACCGGAACACAAAGACAGACCGTCAGTACACTTCCGGCCTGAGAGGATGAATCGCGGAATGACAAGCTTTGCGGCTGCACATGCCAAGAAGGACAGGACTCTTACATTCACCTCTATCCTCTCCATTATCGTCCATGTTGCCATCCTCCTCCTCGTTTCGCTGCTCCTCCTTCACAGACCTCCGCTACTTTCTCAACCGATCGAAGTTACACTGTTTCAGACAGCAGGGAGCCTGCCTGATAGAGGGTCACCGCCTGGTGGACCGCAAAAGCCGGCCGGCGTCAAAGAGAAGCCGGCGGAAGCCACAAAAGGAGGATTGCGCGAGACTCCAGCCGGCGGGGCGAAGGAGAGCAAGCTTTCTGCTACAGAGCAGGGGACGGAGAAGATCGGGCCTGCCCGGACTGAGGAGGAAAGGCGAAGATCTGCCGAGGAAGAGAGACTTGCCAGACTTTCTTCCATGAGAAAGGACATCGGTGAACAGCGTGAGCCGGGCAAGGGGAAGGAAATTCGCGCAGGCGGCAGGTATGGTACGGAGGCAGGAATAAGCGAGGGACCTGTCGGGCGAAGGCTTGTACTTAGCAGTGTCCTTCCAGGCTATCCCGAGTGGGCAAGGAGAAAGGGAATTGAGAGTGAGGTTGTGCTCAAGTTCTGGGTCTCAGCCAACGGAAAGGTGAAGAATGTTGAGGTTACCCGGTTCTCCGGGGTCCCTGAATTCGATCAGCTTGCGGAGAACGCGCTCTATAAATGGAGATTCGAATCGCTCAATCCCCAGGAGCCCCAGGTGGATGAATGGGGTGTCATATCCATGCTGTGGAGGCTCGAGGATTGAGCCACCCTCTTCAGATTCTTCTCCTCCTCTCAATGATGGTTCTGCTGGCCAAACTTGCCGGCGGACTCTCCAACAAGCTCGGTCAGCCTGCGGTATTCGGCGAGATGCTGTTGGGACTCATTCTCGGTCCAACATTCCTGAATATTCTTTCCTTTTCCATATTCGCCTCTCACGACCCGTCTCAAGGAAATCTCGGCCAGCTTGTGAACGACCTTGCAGACATCGGGATTGTGCTTCTCATGTTCGTTGCAGGGATGGAGACAGACCTTAAACAGATGAAATCGGTCGGGCTGGCCTCGGTGGTCTCCGCGGCCGGGGGTGTGATCCTCCCGATGGCCGGCGGCATACTTGTTTCACGGGCGTTTGGCTTGTCGTGGAGGGAGAGTGTTTTCATCGGAACAGTTCTCACTGCCACAAGCGTGAGCATATCGGCACAGACTCTCATGGAGCTCAACGCTCTCAAATCAAGAGTCGGCTCAACGATAATCGGTGCTGCGGTGCTAGATGATGTCATGGGCATAATTGTTCTCTCTCTCGTCGTTGGCTTCAGCGGTGGCGAGAACGTAAGCATCGTCGGGATAGTCATCAGGATTATTCTCTTCTTTGTTCTGTCGATTCTCCTCGGGCTCAAGTTCCTTGAGAAAATAGTCGAGAAGGCAATCAAGATTCCGGCAAGCCAGGTGCTGCTGGCCGTCGTGCTGGTCGTGACTTTCATGTATTCATGGAGCGCAGAGTATCTCGGCAAGGTCGCTTCAATAAGCGGCGCGTACATTGCCGGAGTTCTCTTTGCGAGGACCAGGTTCAGGGAAGCAATAGACCACGGAATTCATCCCCTGACATATTCGATGTTCGTTCCTGTTTTCTTTCTCAGCATCGGATTGAGGGCGGACGCAAGGCATTTTGGCTCGAGTCTCCTCATATTCTTGGCTATCCTGCTGGTTGCGGTGGCCGGGAAGATTGCAGGATGCGGAGCCGGGGCACTGCTGGGCCGCATGACCAGAAAGGAGGCGCTGGGAGTCGGCGTCGGCATGATCTCGAGAGGGGAGGTCGGTCTCATAGTCGCGAGCTACGGCCTGAGCCACGGAATAATCGTAGGTGATATCTTTTCGACTCTGATTGTAGTAGTGCTTACAACCACGATGATAACGCCTATACTTCTGAAGAGAGTCATACCGAGAGGCGGCATCGAAGCTGAGGAACCGGTTTTTGAGTCAGTCGCTCATCTTGAGA
Proteins encoded in this window:
- a CDS encoding cation:proton antiporter, with translation MSHPLQILLLLSMMVLLAKLAGGLSNKLGQPAVFGEMLLGLILGPTFLNILSFSIFASHDPSQGNLGQLVNDLADIGIVLLMFVAGMETDLKQMKSVGLASVVSAAGGVILPMAGGILVSRAFGLSWRESVFIGTVLTATSVSISAQTLMELNALKSRVGSTIIGAAVLDDVMGIIVLSLVVGFSGGENVSIVGIVIRIILFFVLSILLGLKFLEKIVEKAIKIPASQVLLAVVLVVTFMYSWSAEYLGKVASISGAYIAGVLFARTRFREAIDHGIHPLTYSMFVPVFFLSIGLRADARHFGSSLLIFLAILLVAVAGKIAGCGAGALLGRMTRKEALGVGVGMISRGEVGLIVASYGLSHGIIVGDIFSTLIVVVLTTTMITPILLKRVIPRGGIEAEEPVFESVAHLEKEEREDRP
- a CDS encoding energy transducer TonB — translated: MTSFAAAHAKKDRTLTFTSILSIIVHVAILLLVSLLLLHRPPLLSQPIEVTLFQTAGSLPDRGSPPGGPQKPAGVKEKPAEATKGGLRETPAGGAKESKLSATEQGTEKIGPARTEEERRRSAEEERLARLSSMRKDIGEQREPGKGKEIRAGGRYGTEAGISEGPVGRRLVLSSVLPGYPEWARRKGIESEVVLKFWVSANGKVKNVEVTRFSGVPEFDQLAENALYKWRFESLNPQEPQVDEWGVISMLWRLED